The genomic stretch GGGACGAACTCCGATTCTTGAGTTGACCGCGTGGCTTGCAAAGCCTTCTTCAGCGGAATCGATGGTACCGGGCCTCGCGCGTACGGCGGCCTCACGACCGACGCCCTCCGGAACCCCGGCAGCTCCTCTCTGCCACGCTCGCAACGGAGTTGCCCCCCAGGCCCTCGAGTGTAGCGGCTCCGAGCACCGCCGCACCGCCGCACCGCCGCACCGCCGCACCGCCGCGACCCAGCGCCCAAGGCTACTTGCTTTGAGCGAACCCGTTGGGGTGCATCATCAGTGCTCCGCCAGCGCCGACGCGATCTCCTCCCGCACTCCCGCGTCCGCCTCCACCTCTTCCCTCCCCCGCAGCACCTGCCGCGCCGCCTCCGTGCCGATGTGCCCCAGCGCCCATGCCGCGTGCCCGCGCACCAGCCGGCTCCTCGTCGTTCAGCGCCACGGCGAGCGCGGGAATGGCCTCGGACGAGCCCCAGTTCCGAGCGCCACGGCCACGTTGCGCAGCAGGCCGCGGCGCTTCGCCCGCGTGATCGGCGAGCCCTTGAAGCGCGCGCTGAACTCCACCACCGCCAGGAGGCTGCTTAAGACGCTCTCGAAACGCCCTCACCCCTCCGTGCCCTTACCTGGGAGCCAAACTCGAACAGGCGGCTATGTGACGTACCCCCTGCCTCTGCGCCTGATCGGCGGACTGCCGCCGTCGTCGCATACGAGAAAACGCGCCCTGACCATCGGCGGTCAGGGCGCGTTCGTGTTTACTCATCTCCTGAACGATGGCCGCTCTCAGCTCCCACCGTTCATCGCCGGGGTCTTCGCGAGCCGACACCCTCTCGGCGTGGGGAGTGGATGCGCAAGGGGAGCGCGCGCAGGTGGGGCGTGCTCTCCTCGTACGTCACCAGCAGGCGTACGGAGTACAGCCGCTGTAGAGGGCGCAGGTTTGATAGCACGAGTCGCCAGCACCGCAACTACCGCCGCAGGTGTTACACGAGTAGTCGCAGGTCCCGTTGCAGGACGCGTCGCAGGTAGCGGCGCACGTACCGTTGCACGAGGCGTCGCAGGTGGGGCAGCCCGGACACGAACAGGCAGTGTTGCAGGTGCACTGCTCGCCGAACACCGTCCCCTTTTCCTTCTCCACCGGCGTGGTCGAGAAGCTGTCGATACGCAGGTCTTCCAGTTGCAGCCTGAGCTTCTTCATAGGTCCTCCTGGCGTGGGGGGTGATGGAACTGGCAGATGCGGAAGCGGTCCACGGCTCGAACGCCGCCCTGCGTGCAGGCGACACACGCGCGGAAGCGACGGAGACGACGATCCGGCCTCCGTCTCCGTGAGATGCAAGTTCCTTTCCAGCCAGTCAAAGAAACAGGCGTCATTTCTCGTCGAGCGACGACCTGATTTCGGAGACGACCCACTCGTCGTCTTCCACGGCCAGCCGCGCGCGCAGCACGTCCACACACCGTTCGTCGGGGATCTGCCCAAGCGCCCACGCCGCGTGCCCGCGGACCAGCGGCTCCTCGTCGTTCAGCGCGACGGCGAGCGCGGGGACGGCCTCGGGCGCACCCCAGTTGCCGAGGGCGACGGCGACGTTGCGGAGGAGGCCGCGCCTCTTCGCCCGCTTGATGGGCGAACCCTTGAAGCGCGCGGAGAACTCCTCCTGCGTCATCGTCACCCACTCGATGAGCGACGGCCCGTCCAGCCCTTCGCGCGCCAGGAACGCCTCCTCCGCCGACGGCGTGGCGAAGCGGTTCCAGGGGCAGACCTCCTGGCAGATGTCGCATCCGTAGACGCGGTTACCGATCAGGGGGCGCAGGTCGCGGGGAATGGCGCCCTTGAGCTCGATGGTCAGATAGCTGATGCACCGGCGCGCATCCATCCGCGGCGCGCCGGTTTCGTCGCGTCCCAGGAGCGCGCCGGTGGGGCAGGCGCTCACGCAGGCGTTGCAGGTGCCGCAGTGGTCCTTCTGGAACGCCTCGTCGTACGCCAGCTCGACGTCCAGCAGGATCACCCCCAGGAACCAGAACGAGCCGCGGCCCGGCTGGATGAGCATGGTGTTGCGCGCCTGCCAGCCCAGGCCGGCGCGGCTGGCCAGCTCGCGCTCCAGCACGGCGCCGGTATCGACGTAGGCGCGGCCGGTGACGGGCAGAAGCTCGGCGTTGATCCACTCCTGGAGCGCGATCAGGCGCTCCTTCATCAGTTCGTGGTAGTCGTGGTTGCGGGCGT from Longimicrobium sp. encodes the following:
- the queG gene encoding tRNA epoxyqueuosine(34) reductase QueG, whose amino-acid sequence is MESTLLLPAKLSERIRAQALEMGFGVAGIAPAHESAQGDAFARWVDAGMHGEMGYLAREDAVAKRRDPAVLVPGARSAVVVGLEYYNADADPAATADPSRGIVARYARNHDYHELMKERLIALQEWINAELLPVTGRAYVDTGAVLERELASRAGLGWQARNTMLIQPGRGSFWFLGVILLDVELAYDEAFQKDHCGTCNACVSACPTGALLGRDETGAPRMDARRCISYLTIELKGAIPRDLRPLIGNRVYGCDICQEVCPWNRFATPSAEEAFLAREGLDGPSLIEWVTMTQEEFSARFKGSPIKRAKRRGLLRNVAVALGNWGAPEAVPALAVALNDEEPLVRGHAAWALGQIPDERCVDVLRARLAVEDDEWVVSEIRSSLDEK